AGACATGCGTTGATGATGCCGGAAAGCTGACGACGAAGACCGACGGAGCGTGCCGCCTGCCCGGATACCGTCTGCGCTTTCGCGACGGGAAAACCGGCATCCATAAAGAACTGATCTATATCTCAGCCCGCATCGAAGACTCTCTTTTCTCACCCGACATCCCCGAAGGGAAGTTCTTTCGCAGCCTTGGCAAGTCGTCGGTTATGATGAAGGCAGCCGTTTATCTGCTTCATTCGCCGAAATACAAACAGGCGGCGCAGTATGTTCTCGATCACGCCGATGTCGTTATCCAGGACGACTCGGGTTTGCCGTATCGCTATTTCGAAGAGAGCGCCTGGAATACAGAGCTCTACGGAGCCTTTGTTGGACCGCCGCATATGTCGGGCATTGAGTTTTATCCGCAGCCTGACCTGGTGAAGGCCTTTCGCGAAAAGGCCGGTCCTCTTCCTTTTGAATTTGGCTACGGGCAGGTCTCTGCCAGTAAAAAATCCGGGATGATCGTGGCGTACAAGAAATGAAAAACAGGCTCTTCCTCTCTCTCTTTACTTTGCTTGCCTCGTGCTTGCTGCTTTTCAGTTGTAGCGTTGCCGATCGACGCGATGCGACGACTGTGGGCGAGGAGCAGTATTCGCCTGCATACGAGAAGTCACGTCCGAAAGGCGATAATCTGAGTCGCGTGAGCGATGGCGATACCCGTGCAGAAGATGAAGAATCCGATGAAGGCACGGAGGACAACGCAGAAGAGAGTACAGAAGAGCCTGCCGCCCGAATGGTCATCTATCGCGGCCACATGCAGATCCAGGTCGTGCATCCAGGAGACACATTACAGAGGTTAACCTCTCTCGCAAAAAGCCAGGGCGGATTTATCGAGCGCACGAACTATGAAGATCAGGGTCGTCGAGTCGTCGTCATTCTTCGCGTACCCGTTGCGAAGTTCTTCGACGTGATGGATGCGCTGCCCGAGCTCGGGATGGTGCTTTCGCGAGCCATTCAGGCGAATGACGTGACGGCCGAATTTGCCGACGTTGAGAACCGCCTGAAATCGGCGCGCATCTTAAAAGAGCGTCTTGAACGACTGCTGAATACCGTTAAGAACGTTGAAGAGAAGGTGAAGATCCTGCGTGAGATCAATCGTCTTGCCACAGAGATCGAAACGCTTTCGGCTCGCAGTAAAGAACTGTCGGATCGCGCCTCCATGTCGACGATCGTCGTGCAGCTTTCCGCTGAGCCGCGCTCCACAAGCAGCCCCGAGCTGCGAAGCCCCTTTCCCGTTGTGCGCAATCTGAATCCGGCACAGCGCAGCATTGAGGATCGTTCGTCGATCAAGGCGCAGAAGCCCGACGGATTCTTCGATAACACCGACGACTTCAAAGACGGAGCGGCGCATCAGTTCTATTCTCCCGACGGTACGGTGCTGCGTTCGGGCGAAGTCGAAAACCGTCCTCTGGGGGATGCCGCATTCTGGAAGAAGGCGATGCAGATCGAATTCCAGAGACGCTCCTATAAAGAGATGCAGAGCGTCGCCCTGACGAACGGCCATCTGTTCGTCTATCGCATCCATGACGGCCTGAATATCTACTACTACGGTGTCGCCTTCCGTATCACCGATAAAAAGATCCAGATCTTCGAGGCCTTCTCGCCGCGAGAAGACGCCTATAAAAAAGACGGCGCTAAGATGACCGAATTCCTCAAAAGCATCGGAGGCCAACCGTGAAATCGAAACTGCTGCCGGGCATGCTGGCCATGCTGCTCATCCTTCCTGCCGCTCTGTCATCCGTTCCGCGAGAGCAGATAACGCTCGGCTTTGCTATCCAGGCCCCCAATCGCGAGACGGCGCTTCGCGAGCTGAAGCGCTGGGCCGAATCCGAAAAGGGATTCCTGTTTGCGTTATCCGATTCCCATATTGCGCTTCGCATTCCGGCAAAAGCTGCGGATCGCGCCGGGGATCATCTCGAAGAGATCGAGAAAAAGGTTCTGTCGCTCGGCATCTTGATGAATCGTTCCGTGCAACGTACCGATCATTCGGGCCGTATCGCCGAGCTTGATGTCGCCATCCGCGTGAAAGAAAAGCATCTCGACGATCTTCAGAAGTTAGCCGGGGATGCCGGACTCAGCCAGACGCTTGCCCTTGAACAGGAGCTGAACAGAGTGCAAACCGAGCTTGAAAAACTGAAAGGCGAACGGCGGCTGCTGATCGAATCGACGCGCCTGATCGATGTGCAGGTTTCTTTTTCTTACACGCCTCCGATGAATCCGGCGGGCGAACCCGGATTCGGCTGGGTGAACGGAGCCGGAGTTTTTGAACTGATGCGAGGGTTTGGAGAATGAAAGCGATCACAATGCTTCCGATCTGGAAGGCCTCTTTTATCTCCGTTGCTCTTCTGCTTGCCGTTCAGTGTCGCAGCTTCGAGACGACGGCGCCGCAGGGCTTTGCTGTCTATGAAGGCCAGGGCCTTTTCTCGAATGAATATAAGGCCATTACCGCCGACGGCGTCCGTTATCGCGTGCGTACGGTGAAGAACGAACCGGAAGGCGACGCCGCTCTCTGGAAGCAGACGCTTGTAAAAGGCCTTGAAAAGAAGGGATTTCGTATCCTGAACTCCAGCTCACTGCAAACGGAACAGGGACGCAGCATGCAGGTCGTGAACAGTCAGCTGTCTGCCGGTGGAGAGGATTATCTGTATCTCACGGCCTTTATCATCGACGGCAAACGGATCATCCTCGTGGAGGCGGGCGGTCCGAAAGAGCTGATGTCGGTGCACGAAAAAGGCCTGCAGAACTCACTTCGAGCGCTCAAGATCCAATGAACGTTATCTTTCTTGATCGAGATGATACGCTGAACGAAGATCCCGGGTATCTGAACGATCCGGTGAAGGTGAAACTGTTACCCGGCGTTGTCGAGGGGCTGCTGCAACTGCATAAAGCGGGTTATCATTTTATCGTGCTGACGAATCAGTCCGGCGTCGGCAGAGGCCTGATCACGCTCGAACAGCTGGAAGCCGTGCATCGCCGGTTGCTGACGAAGCTGGAGGCGCAGGGCGTTCCCATCCTTGATCTGTTTTTCTGTCCGCATATTCCCGACGATCACTGCAACTGTCGCAAGCCTCTGCCCGGCCTGCTGTGGAAGGCGCTACAGGGTTATCCGCATATTGATCTGGAGAAGAGCTGGATCGTCGGGGATCGCTATCGCGACTTGATGCCCGGCCTGCGTCCGCATGCAGACGACTCCGGGCCGGTCGTGAAAGGTATACTCGTCGGTGGTAAAGAGGCGGATGGCAAAGAGGGGGGCGACAGGGAAGCCGGCGGGAAAGACCAGGCCCCGCCACCTGCAAATCTGCGCTATACGGTTGCCGATTTGCAGGAAGCAGCCGACCGCATTCTCGGGTCGAATTCTTAACGGAGTTCGAGGATGATCTCTTCTACGCGAAAGACGCCCGGGCTGCCCACATCGGGTTCGGATTCGATCCGGCCTGAAAGGCGAAGCGTCTGTCCTTTATAGAAATCACGGATCATTCGGTCGAGTTTGCCGACGATCGTGTAGACCTTACCATCGGCTGTCGTCAGCCGGGGGATCTTCTTTCCGTCGATGACGACGACCGAGATGTCGCCGCTCAGCTCCGTGCTCTGTAAGTTGGCCGCCTCCAGTTTCTGTTCGGAGGTCGAGCAACTGAGCAGAGGAAGGGCGCCGATAAAAAGCAGTGCGGAGAGAGTTGCACCGGGCAGGCTTATCAGTTTTTTGCGGCTCATCTTCTTCCTTTGACGCTGATTACGCGAAAAGTTCGTGCAAAAAATTACGACTTCTTCTTCGAATGAGTCTCTCTGCGGATCGCAGAGCGACGATCGTAGAATTGCAAAAGGTCGTGGGCCATCTGCAGATGGGGTACCTCTATCTTCCTCTTGCGTGCCATGCGGATGGGTTCGCCAAGAATAATGTCGATCTCCATCGGTCGGCCGGCCTCGTAGTCAAGCAGCATCGACGTTTTATAAGGGCGCATGCGCTTCGTTCTGTCAAGCATATCGCGCAGCGTGGCGTTTGACAGCTTGATGTTCTCGGCCGCGGCAACCGCCTGGATCTCGCGCATGATGCGCAGCGAAAGGTCGGCTGTCTGCGCATTCGAAACGATGGGATCGGTATCGGCCTGAAGCAGCACCGATAGCGTATTATAGGCCGCATTCCAGAGTAACTTCTCATAGCGGGCCCGACGCAGCTTCGGCACAAACTCGCTCTGAATCCCCGCACTCTGAAACAGCTCTGTAACCTGTAGCGCCAGCGGATTCTGCTCCGCATGCAGAGCGCCTATCTTCACCATGCCGTAGTCGATATGATCGATGCGCTTTGCGCTGATGCGATTGATGCAGGTGAAGGCCAGCCCTCCAAGTATTACGGGTCGCAGAGCGGATCGACGGAAGTGGGCAGCGTAACGCTCTTCCTGATTGATACCGTTCTGTAAAAGAAGAAGAATGCCGTTTTTTTTGAGAACCGGTCTCACAAGGGCAAAGGGATCAAGATCGGGCAGCGCCTTGATCGAAACGATGACGATGTCGGCCGGCTCCATCTGCTGCGAACTGGCGAAGCATTGCACGGGAAGCGTGTAGTTAGCCCAGGGACTGCGCACCTCGAGATACTTCGTCTTCGCCATCGTCGCCGACATATAGGCGACCGGCAGCCCGTAGCGTTGCAGCATCGAACCGTAAAAGGCGCCAACGGCTCCGGCGCCGATGACGGCCACGGACGGAGAATCAGGCAGAAGAGAGCGCATAAGGCATCTTAAAGCGGCTCTTCGTTTCCTGTGAAGAAGAATTCGATGCTGCGATCGGCTGCATTCCATTCCTCTGAAAGAGGGCCGACGATCTCGGGTGGAACGGAGCTCCAGCCGTCGGGCCAGGTGTGCCCTCCGCCATGAATCGTGACGACGTGCAGACGACGACGTGACTGACATCGGTCATAACGTTCTGTCGTTATACTTGTGCGGTCGTCGCGAAGACGGTTCGTATGAATGACCGTATCGGGCGAATCCGCGCAGCCCAGCCCCATTCTGAGACGTCTCGTCGTTTCCTGAAACGGCAGTGCATAGCCGAGGCTTTCGCGAACGACGCGCATCTCGCCTCCGTCATAGGGCACGATCGGATCGGCCGTACCATGAGCGATCAAGACCGAAACAGGCTGCGTGAAGGTGCAGATCTGATCCCTGCGCAGGCCGCCCGAGATAACGGCGGCCGATCTGATGCGGTCCGGCGCTTCGCAGACGAGCTGAAGCGTGAAGAAGGCACCCTCGTCAAAGCCCGTAGCGTAAATCTGTTTCGGATCAATCGGGTAATTTCGGATCAATTCATCGAGCAGAAGCCTGACGAAGAGCACATCCGCACTG
This region of Leptonema illini DSM 21528 genomic DNA includes:
- a CDS encoding 2-dehydropantoate 2-reductase; protein product: MRSLLPDSPSVAVIGAGAVGAFYGSMLQRYGLPVAYMSATMAKTKYLEVRSPWANYTLPVQCFASSQQMEPADIVIVSIKALPDLDPFALVRPVLKKNGILLLLQNGINQEERYAAHFRRSALRPVILGGLAFTCINRISAKRIDHIDYGMVKIGALHAEQNPLALQVTELFQSAGIQSEFVPKLRRARYEKLLWNAAYNTLSVLLQADTDPIVSNAQTADLSLRIMREIQAVAAAENIKLSNATLRDMLDRTKRMRPYKTSMLLDYEAGRPMEIDIILGEPIRMARKRKIEVPHLQMAHDLLQFYDRRSAIRRETHSKKKS
- a CDS encoding DUF4349 domain-containing protein gives rise to the protein MKNRLFLSLFTLLASCLLLFSCSVADRRDATTVGEEQYSPAYEKSRPKGDNLSRVSDGDTRAEDEESDEGTEDNAEESTEEPAARMVIYRGHMQIQVVHPGDTLQRLTSLAKSQGGFIERTNYEDQGRRVVVILRVPVAKFFDVMDALPELGMVLSRAIQANDVTAEFADVENRLKSARILKERLERLLNTVKNVEEKVKILREINRLATEIETLSARSKELSDRASMSTIVVQLSAEPRSTSSPELRSPFPVVRNLNPAQRSIEDRSSIKAQKPDGFFDNTDDFKDGAAHQFYSPDGTVLRSGEVENRPLGDAAFWKKAMQIEFQRRSYKEMQSVALTNGHLFVYRIHDGLNIYYYGVAFRITDKKIQIFEAFSPREDAYKKDGAKMTEFLKSIGGQP
- a CDS encoding DUF4349 domain-containing protein — translated: MKSKLLPGMLAMLLILPAALSSVPREQITLGFAIQAPNRETALRELKRWAESEKGFLFALSDSHIALRIPAKAADRAGDHLEEIEKKVLSLGILMNRSVQRTDHSGRIAELDVAIRVKEKHLDDLQKLAGDAGLSQTLALEQELNRVQTELEKLKGERRLLIESTRLIDVQVSFSYTPPMNPAGEPGFGWVNGAGVFELMRGFGE
- a CDS encoding alpha/beta hydrolase family esterase, whose translation is MIRKALITGLLLLSARCFSPEARLPPERIRSEQTSVQGMARKSLLYVPTDIERGTPRLYPLVLVFHEREGDPQSIVRLSRNRFQELAEARRFFIAFPVALNGRWRSADVLFVRLLLDELIRNYPIDPKQIYATGFDEGAFFTLQLVCEAPDRIRSAAVISGGLRRDQICTFTQPVSVLIAHGTADPIVPYDGGEMRVVRESLGYALPFQETTRRLRMGLGCADSPDTVIHTNRLRDDRTSITTERYDRCQSRRRLHVVTIHGGGHTWPDGWSSVPPEIVGPLSEEWNAADRSIEFFFTGNEEPL
- a CDS encoding D-glycero-alpha-D-manno-heptose-1,7-bisphosphate 7-phosphatase, coding for MNVIFLDRDDTLNEDPGYLNDPVKVKLLPGVVEGLLQLHKAGYHFIVLTNQSGVGRGLITLEQLEAVHRRLLTKLEAQGVPILDLFFCPHIPDDHCNCRKPLPGLLWKALQGYPHIDLEKSWIVGDRYRDLMPGLRPHADDSGPVVKGILVGGKEADGKEGGDREAGGKDQAPPPANLRYTVADLQEAADRILGSNS